The region TAATATCATCTTCAACGATCACCAAATTCATCTTTGCCCCTTAAAAATTTACCCTGAAATCATAGCATATTTTCATATGAATTTAAGAATTTGACTTAAACAATTCCCTCATTTTAGCCTTGTCTTATTTTTCTTTTAGCAAGTCCCATTTGTTCATAAGCATCGATTTCTTTTTTATAAGATGGATATCTTTTGCTTAATTCTCTATTTAAAAAAGCTATATTTTTAGCTTCAGAATGAGAATTTGAAGAAACAGCTGTTACAAAATCAAGCTTTTTCTTTGCATCTTTACTGATACTTTTTGCATTTGTTCTTGAGCCTAATTTTTGCGTATTAACAAAGGTTAAAATAAGATCATGAAGTTTATCATCACTTGCTGTTTGCGCCATAGATATAAGATCATCTAAGGATAAGCTCTTGTGTTCAGGCTTATGCTTTGTGCTATCTTGACTGGTTTGCGTTTGTTTTTTTAAGGTCAAAAATATAGCCACAGCAAAGCCAATAGCTAAAAGTACAACAAGTAAAATGACTATTCTTTCTATGCTCATTCATATCCCTTATAATTTTTTAATAAATTGTTTTTTATAAGAACTTATAATACCTAAAATTAACATAAATAAAAAGCTATAATACGCAGAAGGAGGAATTTGTGCTGCCTCTCCTGCAGCGTAAGAATGAAGTCCCACTAAGAAATAATTAACTCCAAAATAAGTCATTATAATGCTCCAATACGCAAACATAGACCAAAGTGCAAAGCTGTATTGATTGTTAAATTTAGGAACTAAACGCATATGAAGCACAGCAGCATAAATTAATATACTGATCAAAGCCCAAGTTTCCTTAGAATCCCAGCTCCAATACCTACCCCAGCTTTCATTTGCCCAAATCGCACCTAGAAAATTGCCTATAGTAAGCAAGATCAAGCCCAAAATCATAGCCATTTCATTAATCCTACTTGCTTCTGTGATATTTCTTAAGATATTTTCATTGTGTTTGCCCTCTTTTTTCAAAAAGCACATTAAAATCAAAACAAAGATTCCAAGTAAGCAACAAAGCCCTAAAAATCCATAACTAGCAGTAATAACAGAAACATGGATACTTAGCCAATACGATTTTAAAACAGGAACTAAATTTGTAATTTGCGGATCCATTTCCCCAAGATGTGCCACATGCAAAACAACGCCTGCTAGGATAGAGGTTAAGGCTAGAGCAATAGGGCTTTTTCTTGAAAAGAAAATACCACTCAAAGCCAAAGCCCAAGCGATATACACCATACTTTCATACGCATTACTCCAAGGTGCATGATCAGCTAAATAAGCTCTTAAGATAAGTCCTAGGGTATGGATAAGAAAGGCGATGATATTGCAAATATAAACAAGTTTAAAGATAAAATTGATCTTGATCTTTGTTTGTATCATCTTTGCCAAAATCAAGATCAAAAGCAAGGCTCCAGCTAAAAGATATAAAGGGGTAAGCTTTACAAAAATTTGAGCGTGATTGACAAAAACTTCAGTAGCGATTTTATTTTCACTTGGCATAATGCTTGCACCCATTTTTTGCTGATAGAGTTTAAGAGCTTCTAAAGCCTTATTAGCCTCGGTGTAATCATTTGTATTTAAGGCTTTATCAAGATTGATAAAATAATTTCTAAGGAGCAAGGAGGCAAGAGGGTTTTTTTGCTCTTTATCTTCAAGTACTTCAAAAGGATTAAGCCAAGTGGTGTTGTTAGCATCTTCTTGAGGAAAGATCCTAAAAAGCTCGGTACTTAAAACAAGATTGACTATATTTGCTCTTTCATCAAGCTTGATAAGCTCTTTATCAAATACTCCTCTTGCATTAGGACTTTTTCTATTTGCATTTTCAACATATTTTGTAAGCTTATAACCTGTTTTTTCATCAAAAAAATCAAGTATGCTCACATACTTACTAGGATTTATCCCTAAAATTTTAGAAATCTCTTCATTTACACCCTTATTTCTTGGCATGATGATGATAGGCTCTTTACTCCAAGCTCTAAAATCAACAAGCATAGAAAGTATCACACCACTTGCATCTTGTCCTTTATAGTTCGTATCTTTATATACTTTTTCTAAAATTTCCATAGCTAAAGTATCAAAAGGAACAATTCTTCCGTTTTTCTGCACAGCTAAAAAGGCAAATTGTTTGCTGTGTTCTTTGCTGATGAGAGGAAGTTGATTTTCCTCAGCTTGAACGCTTTGAAAATTATAAATCACACCTAAACAAAACAAAGCCACAGCTATATTTTTAAGACTATCACGGCTTACAAGTTTTGCTAAGATTCTAAAGCGAGAATTTGGATTTAAAAGACTAAGAAACATTCCCAAACAAAGTAAAAAATAACCTATGTAAGTTGGGATTTTGCCCGGATCTTTATTGACAGAAAGTATAGTGCCTAGCTCATCTTGATCATAAGAGCTTTGATAAAGTCTAAAACCTCTATAATCAAGCACATTGTTCATAAATATCCTAAAATCAAATTCATTGTCATCATCTTTTACTATAACTTCGCTTGCATAAGATTGTGGAGACATAGAACCTGGATAACGATCAAGAATAAAGTCTTTAAGATAAAGAGAAAATGGTAAATTCATTGTTGAAGTACTCCAAGCAACAAAAAATTTCTCCACTCCAAAGTCAAGGATCACCGGACTTGCTTCTTCAAAAACATATAAATTTTTCTTCACGCCCTTATACTCAAGCTCTAATTCTAAAGCATTTCTTGCATTTTGAGAAAGTTCTAAAGCTTGGTATTCTTTACTCATAGCAAAGTCTTTCATACTAAGCAAGAGACTATTTTTCCAGTTTTGTGGCTCTCCAAACAAGGAAATCAAACCTGTTCTAAAAAGCTCAAGCCAAGAGTTTTTAAACCAAAGCCAAAAGCTATCATCTTGTGGGCGATTTGCTCCTTTGATCTCTTCTTTTGCATGAAGTGAGACAAATTTAACAACAAAATTTATATTATCAAGGGTATAAAGTCTTTTTTCTTCGCTGTTTGCAACACTTTGTGCTTGAAGTTTTGAACTCGAGCCATCACTCATTTGCATAAAATTAAGATTTTCACTTGAGCTTAACTTCAAATTTTTATCAATTTTCACATAAGGGCTTGTAACCTCATCGTTTAAAAAGGCAAAATTTATACCAGCTACATTTTGAACTTCTCCTTCATTTAAAACAAGTTCTAAGGTTTGCCCTTGGTCATTTGAAAGCATTAAAGCAAGCAAGCCAGAAGCATTTTCATCTTCGCTAAAAACTTTTTTTGCATCAAGGAGTAAATTTTTATAACTAAGCTTAGCCTTTTGTCCATCTATATCTAAAACAAGCTTCAAATCATTTGCAAAAGGCAAAAGTCCTATATCTTTCATCGCAGCTGTGCCGTAAGTTTGTCCCTCTTTAAAAGCTGACATTTTGATAAAAGATTTAGAGCTTTCAATGATAGCATTTTCTTCGTTTTCTCTGATATGTAAATTTCCTTCAAAGCCCATATATCTAGTCATAGCAGCACCAAGTAAGATAAATAAAAATGAAAAATGAAAAAGAGCAAGAGGAAGTTTTTTAAGCATGAACATTTTATATCTAAACATTGCACAAGCAAGATTTAAACCTAAAAGTAGCTGTATAAATCCAAACCACAGCGTGCCATAAATCATAGCCCAAGCAGTTGGTGTGCCATAAGCACTTTCAATAAAAGTTGCCAAGGCACAAAAAAGTGCAAAAAGTAAAAATAAAGCAATAGAAATTTTCAAATCGCCAAAATTTTGGATAATATTTTTCATCAAGTCCCTAGGTAGAATAAATTTTTTGTAAATTTATTATATTAAAGTTAATCTAATATTAAATTCCTAAGTATCTTTTGCGAATTTCATCATTTCCTATAAGCTCGCTTGCCACGCCTTGCATAACAAGCTTTCCATTTTCCAAAACATAGGCATAATCACTTATTTTAAGGGCTGAAAAGGCATTTTGTTCAACTAAAAGTATGGTAATGCCCTCTTCTTTTAGTCTCACAATGATATCAAACACCTCTCCTACGATCTTTGGAGCAAGTCCTAAAGATGGTTCATCAAGCATTAAAAGCTTAGGCTCACTCATCAAAGCTCTTGAAATCGCAAGCATTTGAGCTTCTCCACCACTTAAATTTCCTGCTAAACTTTGTCTTTTAGCCTTAAGACGCGGAAAAAGCTTATACATCTGCTCTTTTAAATGCTCATAATTTTCTCCATTGTTAAAAGCTCCGATTTTTAAATTTTCTTCAACGCTAAGATTGATAAAAATTTTTCTACCCTCAGGAACTAAGGCTATGCCTTTTTGCACTAAGGCATGTGTTGAATGTCTTTTTGTCTCATAGCCCAAAAAGCTAATTTCGCCCTTTTTTTTCACGCGGTTTAAAATAGCATTAAGAGTTGATGTTTTTCCAGCACCATTTGAACCTATAAGTGTGATGATTTGCCCTGTTTTTATATCAAAACTTATGCCCTTTAAAGCTTCAATCAAGCCATAATAAACCTTTAAATCTTTAACCACTAACATTATTTTTCTCCATGAAAATCGCCCAAATAAGCAGCAATAACTTCTTCGTTTTTTACCGCCTCTTCAATCTTACCCTCAAAAATCACCTTACCATAATCAAGCACCAAAACCCTATCACAAAGCTTATGCACAAAATTCATATCATGTTCTATCAACAAAACGCTGATCTTATAATCCTTTCTTAGCTTTAAGATCAAATTTGCAAGCTCTAAGCTTTCAGCTGAGTTCATACCAGCAGCTGGCTCATCAAGCAAAAGTAAGCTAGGGTTTGTAGCCATTGCTCTTGCGATTTCAACCTTTCTTTGCTGTCCATAGCTTAAGCTTGTTGCCTTTTCATGTGCAAGATCAGCAATTGAAAGCTCTTCTAAAAGTTCCAAGGCTTTTTTTCTAGCCTCTTTTTCGCTTTTACTAAAACGCCCCAAATGCAAAAAAGCTTCTAAAACATTGTATTTTATACTTTGATCAAAGCCTATAAGCACATTTTCAAGCACGCTCATGCTTGAAAAAAGGCGTATATTTTGAAAGGTTCTTGCTATACCTAAATGAACGATTTTATGAGGCTTTAGCTCATTGATCAACTTATCTTTGAAAAAAACTTGCCCGCTACTTGGTTTATAATTTCCAGTGATGATGTTAAAAAGCGTTGTTTTTCCAGCACCATTTGGTCCTATGAGAGTAAAAATTTCTCCTTCTTTGATACCAAAACTTGTATCACTTATGGCTTGGACACCATTGAAATTTTTGTTGATATTTTTAAGCTCAAGTATCATTTTTTATTCCTTTTTTTGAAAAAATCAAGGATTTCTTTATCGCCTAAAAGTCCTTTTCGTGCAAAAAGCATAACAAGGATCAAAATAAGTGAAAAAACAACCATTCTAAAACCCGGCATTGCAGGTGTTTCATAGCCAAAGATATTCATACTTTCATCTAAAAATCTAAGCCACTCAGCCCCACCAATGACCAAAAATGCTCCCAAAATAGCTCCACTTGTAGATCCAAGCCCACCTAAAACGATGATGATAAGAAGCTGAAAAGTAAGCAAAAAGTCAAACTGCTCAGGACTTACTGAAGCAAGCAAACAAGCTAAAAGTCCTCCTCCAACGCCTTCTAAAAAGGCTGAGGTGCAAAAAGCAAGGGTTTTGATCCAAAAAGCATTGATCCCCATAGCACTAGCTGCATCTTCATCATCTCTAATCGCACGCATAGCACGACCATATTTTGAATACACTAAATTTAGGATCAAAATCACAGCTATAATGGCAGCTCCTCCTGTGTAGTAAAGATTTGAATGTCTTGGCAGATCATTAAGTCCTAAAGAACCATTTGTGATACTTGGAAAATTTATAGCTAAAAGCTTGATGATGATACCAAAACCCAAAGTTACGATAGCTAGGTAATCTCCTCTTACTCGAAACACCGCAAAAGAAAGAAGCAAGGCAAGTAAAGCTGCTAAAAGTCCTCCCATGAACAAAGCAAAGATAAAAGAACTCGAATGAAAGGCTAAAATAAAAGAACTTGGATCTTCAAGTACGAATTGATCGATTTTATTATCAGAGCTTAAAAGTATCAAAGCTGCTGCGTATGCTCCAACAGCCACAAAGCCATTAGGCTCTAAAGAAAACTGCCCTGTAACGCCGTTGATGAGATTATAACTTACTGCTAAGATGATAAAAATAGCGATATTATTTAAAATTTGGTTGCCATAATCACTAAAAAAATTTGGACTAAAAACGATAAAAAGCAAGGCAAGTGCTAAAAAAGCAAAATGTGCAAATTTATTTTTACTCATACTCATTAAAATCTGCTCCTTTCATAGTTTATACCTAAAATTCCCGTAGGTTTAAAAAGCAAGATAAAAACTAAAAAGATAAAGGCAAAGGCATCTTTAAAACCTGAAAGCTCCGGAAAAAACGCAACAACAATCACTTCAGAAAAACCTATGATAAGTCCTCCTAAAACAGCACCCACAACAGAGCCTATCCCTCCTAAAACAGCTGCTGCAAAGGCTTTTAGACCGATTAATACGCCCATGTGAGGATCGATAGAAGGATAATTTATCGCCCAAAAAACCCCTCCAACAGCAGCTAGAGCTGATCCTAGAGCAAAAACTAAAGCTATGATTTTATTTGCATCAATGCCCATTAAGCTCACAGTTTGTATGTCAAAGGCTAAGGCTCTTATCGCAACGCCGTATTTACTTTTGTAAAGCACAAAAAGTACAAAAAGTAGGATAACAAAGGTAAGCACAGGCACAAAAATAGAAATCACACTTATGCTTAAGCCCTTAAATTCTATAACTTTTTCCAAATAACTTGGCACAGGGAAAGAAAGTGCTGCTGAGCCAAAGATGACATTGAAAAGATTTTGTATCAAATAACTCATTCCTATGGCTGTGATAAGAAGAGAAATTTTAGGAGCATTTCTTAGGGGCTTGTAGGCGATTTTATCTATACTTATACCCACTAAGGCAGCAAAAATCATAGCAAGACTTAAAGCACCCAAAAAAGGCACATTTAAAATCGTTATGCAAAATAAAGCCGCATAAGCTCCAACCATCATAATTTCGCCATGAGCAAAATTAATAAGCCTTAAAACCCCATAAACCATAGTATAACCTATGGCTATGAGTGCATACATCGAGCCTAGAGAAAGGGCGTTGATGAGTTGCTGAAAAAAAAGAGTGGTATCCATTTTGAACTATCCTAAGGGTTGATAATGTCTTTGAAAACTTGTTTCAAATCTTTTACTTCTTTGATCACGACAGATCTTTTTGTTTCGCCGCTTTGATCAATGTTTATAATACCTGAAACACCTTGAAAATTACTTGTGCTATGAATTTGCTTGTTAATACACTCACTTGTAAGATCATGTGTGCATTTATTCATAGCTTCAAACATAACAAAATACGCATCGGCTCCCATGGCACTAAAATTTGGAACTTCTTTTGTTTTGTTCTTTTTTTCAAACTCAGCGATAAATTCTTTGCTAAGCTTGGTTTGAGGGTTATTAAAATCAAAACTATCGCTAAAAATATAGCCATTTGCCGCCTCGCCTGCAAGCTCTATAAATTTTTGATCAGCTATACCCCAACCGCTGAGGGTTGGAATTTTAACATTCATCGCAAGGGCTTGTCTTGCAAAAAGTGCTGCTTCGTGATAAAAAATAGGGATAAAGATAAATTCAGGATTTATGGTTTTAATCTTAGAAATAATTGCCTTAAAGTCCTTATCTCCTGTGCTTATCCTTATCTTTTCTTTGATTTTTCCTCCATTTTTTACAAATTCTTTTTCAAAAACCTTGGCTAAATTTAAAGAAAAATCATTACTTTGATCAAGCACGATCACGGTTTCTTTGAAGCTCATTTTTGTTATAGCATATCGTGCAAGAACTTCTCCTTGTAAATTATCTGAAAAACTTACTCTAGCAGCATAGGGTTTATCTGTTATTTTTGCAGATGAAGCTGCTGGAGAAATCACTGGGATCTTATCTTTTTGGGCTATACGCACGACTTGTAAAAAATGTGCTGTTGTCATTTCCCCTATCAGTGCTAAAACTTCATCTGTAGCTATAAGTCTTGTGGCTGAATTTGCTGCTTCTATCTTCTCGCCCTTATCATCAGTTATAACGAGCTCAACCTTATCTCCATTGTCTAAGGTATTTTGCATTAAATGAGCTATTTTAATCCCCTCTAAAGCACTTTGTCCATAAGCAGCAGTAGCTCCACTTAAGGGTAAAACAACACCTATTTTAACTTCTTTTGCATATACAAAACTTGTAAGTGCTAAAGCACATAAACTAAGATGAAATTTTTTCATATTTTTATTTCCTTCAAAAAATTTATGGATTAATTGTCGCCTTATATGTTTGTTTTTCGTTTTGAATTTCTTTCACAACGACTGAGCGACTAGCGTTACCGCTTTGATCAATGTTTATAATACCTGAAACACCTTGAAAATTACTTGTGCTATGAATTTGCTTGTTAATGCACTCACTTGTAAGATCATGTGTGCATTTATTCATAGCTTCAAACATAACAAAATACGCATCGGCTCCCATGGCACTAAAATTTGGAACTTCTTTTGTTTTGTTCTTTTTTTCAAACTCAGCGATAAATTCTTTGCTAAGCTTAGTGGTTGGATTAGTATAATCAAAGCTATCTGTGAAAATATAGCCATTGCTCGCATCTTTTGCTAGCTTGATAAAGGTCTCATCAGCTACCCCATCAGCTGATCCCATAGCTATGTTTAAATTTACATTTTTAGCCTGACGCACAAAAAGAGCTGCTTCGTTATAATAAATTGGCAAATAAATAAAATCAGGCTTTAAATTTGCAATTTGAGCAATCACAGCCTTATAGTCTTTATCTCCAGAGCTTACTCTTAATTTTGCTAAAATCTCTCCGCCATTTTGCTTAAATTCTTTTTCAAAAGCCTTAGCCAAACCTAAAGAATAATCAGTACTTTGATCCATAACAATCACAGCCTTTTTATAAGAAAGGTCTTTAAAAGCATATTTTGCTAAAGATGAGCCTTGAAAGCTATCCATAAAACAAACCCTGCTTGAGTATTTTTTGCCATTTAAAAGCTTATCACTCGTTGCAGCAGGAGCAATGAGAGGAATTTTTTTATCTTCTGCTACACGCATGATCTGCAAGGTATTTGCAGTTACCATTTCTCCTATAAATCCAAGCACCTTATCTTGTGCGATAAGCCTTGTAGCAGCTGTGGCACTTTCTACCTTATCTCCTCTTGAATCAAGAGTAACAAGCTCAACCTTATCTCCATTTTTTAAGGTATTTTGCATTAAATGAGCTATTTTAATCCCCTCTAAAGCACTTTGTCCATAAGCAGCAGTAGCTCCACTTAAGGGTAAAACAACACCTATTTTAACTTCTTTTGCATATACAAAACTTGTAAGTGCTAAAGCACATAAACTAAGATGAAATTTTTTCATATTTTTATTTCCTTCAAAAAATTTATGGATTAATTGTCGCCTTATATGTTTGTTTTTCGTTTTGAATTTCTTTCACAACGACTGAGCGACTAGCGTTACCGCTTTTGTTGATATTGATTGTTCCACCTACGCTTTGAAAATTTGTGATAGAGTGGATTTCATTGTTAATACACTCACTTGTTAAATTTGTCTCACATTTGTTCATCGCTTCAAGCACAACCAAATACGCATCTGCCCCCATGGCTGAAAAAGCTGGAAGCTCTCTTGTGCCTTTTTCTTTAGCATAAAGATCAAGAAAACTTTTGCTGATTTGATTTGGCGGGTTATTATAATCAAAACTATCCGTAAAAACCACGCCATTTACAGCACTACCTCCAAGCTCGATAAAGGTCTTGTTATTTACCCCATCTCCTGCTGCTAAAAGCCCTTTAAAGCCTGCTGCTCTTGCTTGCTTAGCAATAAGTGCAGCTTCTGGGTGATAAATTGGCATATATACAAAGTCTGCATTTATACCTTGAAGCTGCGAAACGATAGCCTTAAAGTCCTTGTCATTTGACGAGATATTAAATTTCTTAAGAATTTTTCCACCTTTTTGTGTAAAGCTTTGCTCAAAAACCTTGGATAAACCCAAAGAATACACATTGCTTTGATCAGTAATCAAAACAGCTGTTTTTAAATTTAAGGTATTAAAGGCATAATCAGCAAATTTTTGACCCTGAAAACTATCCATAAAACAAACCCTGCTTGAGTATTTTTTACCATTTAAAAGTTTATCGCCTGAGGCAACAGGAGCTATCATAGGAATTTTTTTACTTTCTGCTACGCTAATAACTTGCATGGTATTTGGAGTAACAGCTTCTCCTATAAGGGCTAAAACCTTATCTGCTGAAACAAGCCTTGTAGCAGCTGTGGCACTTTCTACCTTATCTCCCTTGCTATCAAGAACAACAAGCTTTACATCATCGCCGTTTTTAAGCTTAGCTTGAAATTTATTAGCAAGTTCTATGCCCATGAGAACATCTTGCCCATAAGCAGCAACGCTTCCCGTCAGGGGCAAAACAACACCTATTTTAACTTCTTTTGCACAAGCAAAACCTGCAAGTGCCAAAGCACATAAACCAAGATGAAATTTTTTCATCTTATCCTCCTTTTTAAGATAAAAATTTATAACATATTTAAAGTAAAGTTATGAAAATCATAACAACCAAAAAACTGAACAATAATAAAAATAATGTGAAGAAAAAATTATTTGACGATAGTCAGGACGACAGAAGAAATGAGAGAAATAAGAGCTTTATTTCTTAAATTTGTTTTCTTATGATCTGTAAAACAAGGGTATTTAAACGCTTGCATGATATATCCTTTCATTTAAAATTAACATGAGTTTGATTATACATAAAAAATTATAAATTTATTCTGAAATCATTATTTTTTAAAATCAAAAATAAAAAATTACACAAAAACTAATACACCCTAAGTTCATTATACAAGCTATCTCTTTCGATGGGGATTAAATTTGAAGTTTTTATCATATCGATGAAAGTTTTTAGGCTTTGACCCTTGGCTGATTTTGCCCCGCCAGCACTTTGTATGCTTTCTTTTTCTATAGTGCCATCAAGATCATTTGCACCAAATTCTTGTGCCACCATAGCTAAATTTATGCCCATGGTTGCCCAATATGCCTTGATATTTTTGATATTATCAAGCACAAGTCTTGAAATAGCTATGGTTTTTAAGATCTCCTCGCTATCCATGATCTTTTTAGCTTCTAAAAAGCTATTATCCACCTGCCAAACAAGTGGTATAAAGGCGTTAAAACCTCCTGTTTCATCTTGAAGCTTACGAAGTCTTAACATATGATCGATTCTATGTTCCTTTTCTTCTATATGACCAAAAAGCATGGTAGCGTTACTTTGCCTACCTTTTTTATGCCATAAAGCATGAATTTTAAGCCAATTTTCGCTACTCACCTTGCCATTGCAAATTTTTTTACGCACCTGCTCATCAAAAATTTCAGCTCCACCTCCGGGCATCGAATCCACGCCATATTCAAGCATTTTATCGATTACTTCTTCGTAGCTCATCTTAAAACGGCGGTGTAAAAAGTCGATTTCCGCTGCCGTCATCGCTTTGATATGAATTTGTGGATATTTTTCTTTAATCATCTTAAAAATACCCAAATACCATTGCCAGCTTGTGTCTTTATTATGTGCTGATACGATATGCACTTCTTTTGTATCATTTTTTACCGTATCATCAACAATCTTCATAATCTCTTCATGACTCATCAAATAAGGATTTGGATTTTTGCGGTGTGCTGAAAAGGCACAGAATTTACAAGTATCTGCACAAATATTTGTAGGATTTATATGGCGATTTATGTTAAAATACACCTTTTTTCCATGAAGCTTACTACGTTTTTCATGAGCATATTTTGCCAAGGTAAAAAGATCAAGATCATAGAGCTTAAAAGCTTGTTCTTCACTCAATCGTTCGCCATTTTCTAGGGTTTTAATAAGTTTTTCCATCATCTTACTCTAAAGGTTAAAATAAAGCTTGATTATAATGAAAAATCGTTAAATTTTCCTTTAGTTTTTGAATATTTTTAAAATCTTACACCCAAATTGGCTAAGATATCAAAATTGTATTGATTTTTAGCAAATTCATTGATAAAATGAAGACGGATAAATTTATCAAAATATCCAAATTCATAGCCCAAACCCCAAGTTACTAAATCCTTACTCAAACTATATCTTTGCGTGAATTGATCATTAGGAAAATCATTAAAATGAACCTTATTTTTGATCACACTCCCACTTAAAATCCTCTCATAAGTTAAAAAACTTGAAAAGGAGGTTTTTAAAGGAGCATTTTCAAGATCATAAGATAGATCAAGTCCCCATGCCATAGATATTGAATGATGATTGACAGCCTTATATTTTTTACTAAATAAGCCATCATTTTCTTTAAAACTTTCTTGTTGCAAGAAATTATAATTAAAATACGCCAAAGGGGTTATCGTTAAAAAATTAATTCCAAAATCCTTGGCAAGCCCTATTTGCCCAGAAGCTAATAGGTTATTATAATCAGCTTTTATGAGATTATTGCTCGCATATAGCTGCCTTTTCATATTATTAGTAGCTAAGCCTAAGCTTGCAGAGTTTAAAACCTTAAAATAATCCAAATTTAAAACATGATTAAAAGAAGCATTGTAAAAATTGTTTTTGAAATCAGCATAATCAAAATCAAGCTTTGAGCGAAGATAATTAAAATTAAAAGTAAGCTGTGAAATCTCATTTGCCCCACCAAAACTCAAATCAAAGCCAAAACTATCACCCTTATAATCATCGCCATTTAAATACTTATATCTTGGACTAAGATAAAAGATATATCTTTGTTCAGGAGCTGGAGTAAAAAGACCTAGATTAATGTATGAATCGCTTCTATATTGTTGTAACTGCGGTGCATAGGCAAGTAAAATAGGCTTTTGAGCATATAAGTTACTTGAGATGAAAACCGGATTAAGAGCTGTGAAGAGATTATTTTGAGTAATTTTATATTGGTGTGAAAGAAGCTGAATACCGGTATTAAGATAATCAATGCTCTCGATACTTTCTAAACTCTCATGAAATGCTGATGAAGAGAGATTAGGATCATCAAGATAGGCAAAATAATCCTGATATGCCTGAGAAAGATCTGTTCTTGCACGAATAGATCTTAAAGCTCTTCCCATATTTGAATTACTCACTTCATAAGCGTTTATTTTCATACTTGGTATGATCACAGGAGGATTTGTGTTACCTCCTGAACCTGGTTTATTAATACTTACCCAATCAGCATCAAGAGTAAAGGTCATAGAATTGCTACTTTGCACGCTCACATCTTGAAAATCAAAAAGATGGGGCTGTAACTGACCTAGATCTATGACAACAGCTGTGCCGTTTGTATAAAATTGAGCAAGGGGTATGTATTCAAGAAAGCCCTTGATATTATAGCTTGTGGCTATGAGTTTTGAATTTCCAGTATTTCCAAACTCAAGTTGCAGTTTCGCATTAGCACCTTGAGTATAAGCTCCTTGTATCGTTAAATCCTTTAAATCTTCATTTCCAGCCCTAACAATGCCTTCATTATTAACATTTTGTTCAACGATACCATTTCCGCTGAAAATACCTCCATTTAAAACCTGAACACTTCCTTTAAGCCTGCCACCATTTGCATTTCTTTGAATCAAACTCAATTCGCCTTGTTTTACAACACTCATGCCCTCGTAAGTGTTATTTCCACTTAAGCTTAATTTTCCATTTCCCTCTTTTATAAGTCCTACATTCAAATTTTGCATGGCGGGTAAATTTAAGGCATTTTGCTGGTGTAAAGAAGCTTCCCACTTTTTTTGAGTTATATCATTGCTAAACTCAGCATCAATTCCGGCAGT is a window of Campylobacter sp. MIT 99-7217 DNA encoding:
- a CDS encoding S8 family serine peptidase; translated protein: MRKISLFIFLLCSVKLFALNDAELINSESAYTQGITGKGVVVGVIDSAFNDQHPSLQGQVLGQIYSTLASGQNYTPDFSVDTHGSHVAGIILAKRTGASDPHGVAYEAQMYGVQSFGSSTGSSTMTAPDVYNYFKDKNIKIINNSWNSSYYPVAGVNVDKYDASIITQNPQFFLNTAYGNSPNTKQLADLAKDQKVLSVFAAGNEGIISAGLNGMIPRYDEEIRSYLVVGALDSPFVSKNATSGKLEVSAKGLASYSNALLGAENFSLVAPGTGVSNVNSNFASSGQSLYAVKSGTSMAAPMVSGAAALVAQKFSFLNGKQIADVLLSTANKDYEAPKLTVKETTISQKVYYTIIYIDTANAPNATDIARIKADLQSAGYSSTEADNITNNLITNHTPMQGYEAVRSVSKEALFGQGILDIEKALKGLAVLDANRLNTSDILSTYGQQEAYYTLDTAGIDAEFSNDITQKKWEASLHQQNALNLPAMQNLNVGLIKEGNGKLSLSGNNTYEGMSVVKQGELSLIQRNANGGRLKGSVQVLNGGIFSGNGIVEQNVNNEGIVRAGNEDLKDLTIQGAYTQGANAKLQLEFGNTGNSKLIATSYNIKGFLEYIPLAQFYTNGTAVVIDLGQLQPHLFDFQDVSVQSSNSMTFTLDADWVSINKPGSGGNTNPPVIIPSMKINAYEVSNSNMGRALRSIRARTDLSQAYQDYFAYLDDPNLSSSAFHESLESIESIDYLNTGIQLLSHQYKITQNNLFTALNPVFISSNLYAQKPILLAYAPQLQQYRSDSYINLGLFTPAPEQRYIFYLSPRYKYLNGDDYKGDSFGFDLSFGGANEISQLTFNFNYLRSKLDFDYADFKNNFYNASFNHVLNLDYFKVLNSASLGLATNNMKRQLYASNNLIKADYNNLLASGQIGLAKDFGINFLTITPLAYFNYNFLQQESFKENDGLFSKKYKAVNHHSISMAWGLDLSYDLENAPLKTSFSSFLTYERILSGSVIKNKVHFNDFPNDQFTQRYSLSKDLVTWGLGYEFGYFDKFIRLHFINEFAKNQYNFDILANLGVRF